In Rhodanobacter humi, the following are encoded in one genomic region:
- the araD1 gene encoding AraD1 family protein, with the protein MRLIQFIDNTRTPRVGEVDARSATVEALRGDESIYALAQKALASGLALATLIGESPRDATFDYAQLLADGRVLTPLQHPDPAHCLVTGTGLTHTGSAATRDAMHQHEAKHQAEEEALTDSMRMFRWGVEGGRPEDGHPGAQPEWFYKGNGHMVVAPGAPLSSPGFALDGGEEPELVGLYMVDETGTPRRLGFAIGNEFSDHVTERQNYLYLAHSKLRQCAVGPELWIGALPDDLRGSSRLRRQGRIIWEKPFLTGEANMCHSLDNLEYHHFKYAAHRHPGDVHLHFMGTATLSFADGIRVEPGDEFEIDLPAMGAPLRNTLQVVDDGFSIGDVQSL; encoded by the coding sequence ATGCGATTGATCCAGTTCATCGACAACACCCGGACGCCACGGGTGGGTGAGGTCGATGCCCGTAGCGCGACGGTTGAAGCGCTGCGTGGCGACGAATCTATCTACGCCTTGGCACAGAAAGCTCTCGCCTCTGGCCTGGCACTGGCCACGCTGATCGGTGAAAGCCCGCGCGATGCGACATTCGACTACGCTCAGCTGCTTGCCGATGGGCGCGTACTGACACCACTCCAACATCCTGATCCCGCGCATTGTCTGGTGACCGGTACCGGCCTTACGCACACCGGTAGCGCGGCCACGCGTGACGCCATGCATCAGCACGAAGCGAAACACCAAGCTGAAGAAGAGGCACTGACCGATTCGATGCGTATGTTCCGCTGGGGCGTGGAAGGCGGGCGGCCTGAAGATGGCCATCCTGGCGCGCAGCCGGAGTGGTTCTACAAGGGCAACGGCCATATGGTGGTGGCGCCCGGAGCCCCTTTGTCGTCACCGGGGTTCGCGTTGGATGGCGGTGAGGAGCCGGAGCTGGTGGGCCTGTACATGGTCGACGAGACGGGCACGCCACGGCGCCTGGGTTTCGCGATCGGCAACGAGTTTTCCGACCACGTCACCGAACGACAGAACTATCTGTATCTCGCGCACTCGAAATTGCGACAGTGTGCGGTGGGGCCGGAGCTGTGGATTGGCGCATTACCGGATGATCTGCGCGGATCAAGCCGGTTACGCCGCCAAGGCAGGATCATCTGGGAAAAGCCCTTTCTTACCGGCGAGGCAAACATGTGCCACTCGCTGGATAACCTTGAATACCATCATTTCAAATACGCGGCTCATCGCCATCCCGGTGATGTCCATTTGCATTTCATGGGCACGGCAACCTTGAGTTTCGCCGATGGCATTCGGGTCGAACCCGGCGACGAGTTCGAGATCGATCTGCCGGCCATGGGGGCACCGCTGCGCAACACGTTGCAGGTGGTCGACGACGGCTTTTCGATCGGTGATGTCCAATCCTTGTAA
- a CDS encoding LysR family transcriptional regulator translates to MSSTNPWFLRARLKTRQLLLLVAIDNEGNIHRAAETLNVSQPAASKLLKDLEDMMNVQLFERLPRGMCATLYGEVMIRHARIALASLGEAGAEIDSLKEGHAGNVRVGAIQGPAVTLIPEAINRAIQERPLLRVSLQVESSDVLMERLTQSKLDILVARLFAQHDKSRLHYQALAEEKICAIVRPDHPLLSLRRPSLANMAQCGWIVPPTGSVLRHRFDLMFRNAGLELPVRLIESTALVFVLNMLRRTDYISVIPTDAAGYYVEHGIVSVVPTELACKMDDFGIITRKDWLLSPAAECMLAALRDTACDVYGLPRLD, encoded by the coding sequence TTGTCGTCAACAAATCCCTGGTTCTTGCGCGCGCGCCTGAAGACGCGACAGCTATTGCTGCTGGTCGCCATCGACAACGAGGGCAACATTCACCGGGCGGCGGAAACACTCAACGTATCGCAGCCGGCTGCGTCGAAACTGCTCAAGGACCTCGAGGACATGATGAATGTCCAGCTGTTCGAACGCCTGCCCCGCGGCATGTGCGCCACGCTGTACGGCGAGGTGATGATTCGCCATGCGCGCATCGCCTTGGCCAGCCTGGGAGAAGCCGGCGCCGAGATCGACTCGCTCAAGGAAGGTCATGCCGGCAATGTGCGCGTGGGCGCGATCCAAGGGCCAGCCGTCACGCTGATTCCCGAGGCCATCAACCGCGCGATCCAGGAGCGTCCGCTGCTGCGCGTCTCTCTGCAGGTCGAGAGCAGTGATGTGCTGATGGAACGCCTGACACAGAGCAAACTGGATATTCTGGTCGCCCGGCTTTTCGCCCAGCACGACAAAAGCCGACTTCATTATCAGGCTCTTGCCGAGGAAAAGATTTGCGCCATCGTGCGTCCCGACCATCCGCTCCTCAGCCTCCGGCGGCCGTCACTGGCCAATATGGCGCAGTGCGGATGGATCGTGCCTCCCACGGGCAGTGTGTTGCGACACCGTTTCGATCTCATGTTCCGCAACGCGGGCCTGGAGCTGCCGGTACGCCTGATCGAGTCGACCGCGCTGGTATTCGTGCTCAACATGCTGCGTCGCACTGACTACATCAGCGTGATCCCCACGGATGCTGCCGGTTACTATGTCGAGCATGGCATCGTGTCGGTGGTGCCGACGGAGTTGGCGTGCAAGATGGACGACTTCGGCATCATCACGCGCAAGGACTGGCTGCTGTCACCGGCTGCAGAATGCATGTTGGCAGCGCTCAGGGACACTGCCTGTGACGTGTATGGGCTTCCACGCCTGGACTGA
- a CDS encoding SDR family NAD(P)-dependent oxidoreductase produces the protein MLASSVRHDGRSAATSEAVYPDLCARRVFITGGGSGIGAALVEAFVRQGAHVAFVDINADVSHALVDRIRDLGPAPWWRRCDVTDVHSLQQAITDAAQALGALDVLVNNVGSDDRHALEDVTPVYWEQRIGINQRAAFFAIQAVVPGMRRQGRGSIINLGSTGWQTKNAGYPCYAMAKSSMNGMTRGMAKSLGEHRIRINVLSPGWVMTERQRMLWLTAESEKELMENQCLPDKIMPADIASMALFLASDASRACTAQEFVVDAGWT, from the coding sequence ATGCTGGCATCATCAGTTCGGCACGATGGCCGTAGTGCGGCCACGTCAGAAGCGGTCTATCCCGACCTGTGCGCGCGACGGGTGTTCATCACTGGTGGCGGTAGCGGCATCGGCGCAGCACTGGTGGAGGCATTCGTACGCCAAGGCGCTCACGTGGCATTCGTGGACATCAATGCGGATGTGAGCCACGCACTGGTCGACCGGATTCGAGACCTCGGCCCCGCGCCGTGGTGGAGGCGGTGTGACGTGACCGACGTACATTCGCTGCAACAGGCGATCACCGACGCGGCACAAGCGCTGGGGGCGTTGGACGTGCTGGTGAACAATGTGGGGAGCGATGATCGTCATGCGCTTGAGGACGTGACACCGGTCTATTGGGAGCAGCGGATCGGCATCAACCAGCGCGCCGCATTTTTCGCGATCCAAGCCGTGGTGCCGGGAATGCGTCGCCAAGGACGTGGCTCCATCATCAACCTGGGTTCGACCGGCTGGCAGACCAAGAACGCGGGTTACCCGTGCTATGCGATGGCCAAGTCTTCCATGAACGGCATGACGCGGGGGATGGCCAAGTCGCTGGGCGAGCATCGGATCCGCATCAACGTGCTCAGCCCCGGGTGGGTCATGACAGAGCGGCAACGAATGCTCTGGTTGACTGCCGAAAGCGAGAAGGAGTTGATGGAGAATCAGTGCCTTCCGGACAAGATCATGCCTGCAGACATCGCGTCGATGGCGCTGTTCCTTGCGTCTGATGCGTCGCGGGCGTGTACGGCACAGGAGTTCGTTGTCGACGCGGGCTGGACTTGA
- a CDS encoding IlvD/Edd family dehydratase — MSSSKDTKSRSQSWFGHSGKSGFLYRSWLKNQGYPNDLFDGRPVIGICNTWSELTPCNGHFRELAEYVKRGVYEAGGFPLEFPVMSLGETQMRPTAMLFRNLVSMDVEESIRANPIDGVVLLMGCDKTTPSLMMGAASCDLPTIGVSGGPMLSGRWRGQKIGSGTGVWKMSEMVRAEEMSQEDFVEAESCMHRSKGGSCMTMGTASTMANMVEALGMSLPENAAIPAVDSRRYRLAQLSGRRIVQMVHEDLRMSKIMTRKAFENAIVANAAIGGSTNAVIHLLAMAGRIGVELNLKDWDELGSKLPCLVNLQPSGEHLMEDYYYAGGLPAVLREMAPHLHLDTLTANGKTLGENIASAPCWNRDVIKSTSEPFKPEAGIAVLRGNLAPDGAVIKPSAASPHLLQHRGRAVVFENIEELHARIDDDSLDIDEHCVMVLKNCGPRGYPGMAEVGNMPLPPKLLKRGITDMVRISDGRMSGTAYGTVVLHTSPEAAAGGPLALVQNGDLIELDVPARRIHLDVTEEELARRRTLWKVPDVPKRGWCKLYVDHVQQAHLGADLDILVGNSRSDVPRDSH, encoded by the coding sequence ATGAGCTCTTCAAAAGACACGAAAAGTCGCAGCCAGTCCTGGTTCGGCCACTCCGGCAAAAGTGGCTTTCTGTATCGAAGTTGGCTGAAAAACCAGGGCTATCCCAACGATCTTTTCGACGGCCGGCCGGTGATTGGCATCTGCAATACCTGGTCGGAATTGACGCCCTGCAACGGGCACTTCCGCGAGCTGGCCGAATACGTGAAACGGGGCGTCTACGAAGCCGGCGGATTCCCGCTCGAGTTTCCCGTCATGTCGCTGGGCGAGACGCAAATGCGCCCGACGGCAATGCTGTTTCGCAACCTGGTCAGCATGGACGTGGAAGAATCCATCCGCGCCAACCCGATCGACGGTGTCGTGCTGCTGATGGGCTGCGACAAGACCACCCCATCATTGATGATGGGGGCGGCCAGTTGCGACCTGCCCACCATCGGCGTGTCGGGTGGCCCCATGCTCAGCGGTCGCTGGCGCGGCCAGAAGATCGGTTCGGGCACCGGCGTGTGGAAAATGTCGGAGATGGTGCGGGCCGAAGAGATGAGTCAGGAGGATTTCGTCGAGGCTGAGTCATGCATGCATCGATCGAAAGGCGGTAGCTGCATGACCATGGGTACCGCCTCCACCATGGCCAACATGGTCGAGGCACTGGGCATGTCGTTGCCCGAGAACGCAGCCATACCTGCGGTGGACTCGCGCCGCTACCGACTCGCCCAACTCAGCGGACGACGGATCGTGCAAATGGTGCATGAAGACCTGCGCATGTCGAAGATCATGACGCGCAAGGCCTTCGAAAATGCCATTGTCGCCAATGCGGCCATCGGGGGATCAACCAATGCCGTCATACACCTGCTGGCCATGGCCGGACGCATCGGTGTGGAACTCAATCTAAAGGACTGGGATGAGCTTGGCTCGAAACTCCCGTGCCTTGTCAATCTGCAACCCTCCGGCGAACACCTGATGGAGGATTACTATTACGCTGGCGGCCTCCCTGCGGTGCTGCGTGAAATGGCTCCACACCTGCACCTCGATACCTTGACCGCAAACGGCAAGACATTGGGAGAGAACATCGCGTCGGCACCCTGCTGGAACCGCGACGTTATCAAGAGCACCAGCGAACCCTTCAAGCCTGAGGCCGGCATCGCCGTGTTGCGCGGCAACCTGGCGCCGGACGGTGCGGTGATAAAGCCGTCGGCGGCATCGCCGCACCTGCTGCAGCATCGCGGGCGGGCCGTGGTCTTCGAGAACATCGAGGAGCTGCATGCGCGCATCGACGATGACTCGCTGGACATCGACGAGCACTGCGTCATGGTGCTCAAGAACTGCGGTCCGCGTGGCTACCCCGGCATGGCCGAGGTGGGCAACATGCCGTTGCCGCCCAAGTTGCTCAAGCGAGGCATCACCGACATGGTGCGCATCTCCGACGGGCGCATGAGCGGTACCGCCTACGGAACCGTTGTCCTGCACACCTCACCCGAGGCAGCCGCGGGTGGCCCTCTGGCCCTGGTGCAGAATGGAGACCTGATCGAACTCGACGTGCCTGCACGGCGCATCCACCTGGACGTGACCGAAGAAGAACTCGCGCGCCGGCGTACGCTCTGGAAGGTCCCCGACGTTCCAAAGCGGGGTTGGTGCAAGCTCTATGTTGATCACGTGCAACAGGCTCATCTCGGTGCAGACCTCGACATCCTGGTCGGTAACAGCCGAAGCGATGTGCCTCGCGATTCGCACTGA
- a CDS encoding glycoside hydrolase family 27 protein has translation MLERTRIVLLLILMLAMAGMAAAKETSPTPPMGWNSWDSFGFTIDEADFKANASVLAGLRGYGWTYVVIDQGWYMRNPFGDKLQTRDYAMDAHGLLVPALDRFPSAAHGQGFKPLADWVHAQGLKFGIHIVRGIPKQAVAANLPIAGSAFHAEDVADVADTCPWDDSNYGVRDTPAGQAYYDAMLAKYARWGVDFLKVDCIADHPYKISEIRQIASAIRKTGRPIVLSLSPGPTQLSHAAEIRRYGQMWRITNDIWDGWSFVHDHPTDTFPSGISNLFERLPLWAGQARDGHWPDADMLPIGTLAPHPGFGPARRSRLTMDEQRTLLTLQAIARSPLILGANLTRLDDATRALITNKDVIAVDQDSRDNHPVSRLPKGFDHVRVWVASGRHDGERYLAIFNLDDKPVSLHAPWGELGLASGSYDARDLWSGQPRKTSTRLSLDLPAHGCALLSMRPVR, from the coding sequence ATGCTCGAACGCACGCGAATCGTGCTGCTGCTGATTCTCATGCTGGCGATGGCCGGCATGGCAGCGGCGAAGGAAACCAGCCCCACGCCACCGATGGGCTGGAACAGCTGGGATTCGTTCGGATTCACCATCGACGAGGCCGATTTCAAGGCGAACGCCAGCGTTCTGGCCGGATTGCGCGGCTACGGCTGGACTTACGTCGTCATCGATCAGGGCTGGTACATGCGCAATCCGTTCGGCGACAAGTTGCAGACCCGCGACTACGCCATGGATGCACACGGCCTGCTGGTTCCCGCGCTCGACCGCTTTCCCTCCGCCGCCCATGGGCAAGGCTTCAAACCGCTGGCCGATTGGGTGCATGCGCAAGGATTGAAGTTCGGCATCCACATCGTGCGCGGCATTCCCAAACAGGCGGTTGCGGCGAATCTGCCGATCGCCGGCTCCGCCTTCCATGCGGAAGATGTCGCCGATGTCGCAGACACCTGCCCTTGGGACGACAGCAACTATGGCGTGCGCGACACGCCTGCCGGGCAGGCCTATTACGACGCCATGCTGGCCAAGTACGCGCGCTGGGGCGTGGATTTCCTCAAGGTCGACTGCATCGCCGACCACCCCTACAAGATCAGCGAGATCCGGCAGATTGCCAGCGCAATCCGCAAGACCGGTCGGCCGATCGTGCTCAGCCTGTCGCCTGGCCCGACGCAGTTGTCGCACGCCGCGGAGATTCGCCGGTACGGTCAGATGTGGCGGATTACCAACGATATCTGGGACGGCTGGTCGTTTGTGCATGACCACCCCACCGATACTTTCCCGTCGGGCATCAGCAACCTCTTCGAACGCCTGCCGCTATGGGCGGGTCAGGCTCGCGACGGCCATTGGCCGGATGCCGACATGCTGCCGATCGGCACGCTCGCACCACATCCCGGCTTCGGCCCGGCGCGCCGTTCGCGCCTGACCATGGACGAGCAGCGCACACTGCTGACCTTGCAAGCCATCGCGCGCTCGCCGCTTATCCTCGGTGCCAACCTGACCCGATTGGACGACGCCACGCGTGCACTGATCACCAACAAGGACGTGATCGCCGTCGACCAGGACAGCCGGGACAATCATCCGGTCAGCCGCCTGCCGAAAGGGTTCGATCACGTGCGCGTCTGGGTGGCGTCCGGCCGGCACGATGGCGAGCGCTACCTGGCGATCTTCAATCTGGACGACAAGCCCGTCTCACTGCATGCGCCATGGGGTGAGCTCGGCCTGGCTTCCGGCAGCTACGATGCTCGCGACCTCTGGAGCGGCCAGCCGCGGAAGACGTCCACGCGTCTGTCCCTCGACCTGCCGGCACATGGATGCGCGCTCCTGTCCATGAGGCCGGTACGTTGA
- a CDS encoding WD40/YVTN/BNR-like repeat-containing protein, protein MLRIFTSALACCALALPSMAAVAQSAVPTYSWSNVRIVAGGYVDGIIAHPRQPGLFYARTDVGGAYRYNAQTATWVPLNDGTPPGDVQWMGINSIAIDPSNPNMLYLATGLYTGSWAPAGAMLVSSDQGAHFTVHPLGFRIGGNMDGRNVGERLQVDPNKGSILFYGTSNESNQASTNGLWTSTDSGSTWSKVSGFTALSNDGSGAGVAFIAFYKPSGTAGMPTRTLFAGVSIGQASSTLYQSTDGGTTWAPVAGGPSGLMPQRGLIGPDGNLYITYGNAVGPNGMTAGQVWKYSIGLGTWQNITPSDPYNYPSGFSGLAVDPARPGTLVVMTMDHWWPDDTMYRSTDGGSTWEDVGSKAVRDSSLSPWMVSVGQTQAPFGNWGEVVIDPFDSGHAMYGWGGGIWTTDDLTAADAGKPTHWSVGANGIEETAVLGLLSPTAGAHLISALGDVCGFVHADLDVAPATKVTNPVCGNGTGLDFAKGAPSTIVRVGTGGNNVFGAVSSDGGKSWTPFANQAGSAKGGGTVAISADASTMVWAPSDVAPVASTDHGNTWHTLAYPAASGMASLPVGAQVLSDGINGNLFYAWSPATGTFFSSSDKGVSWYASTTSGLPEVPSWETSQAVTVTGVQGDVWLATPSGLYRSQSSGWSWSAVDASTVSAASSIGFGKAAVGKYYPTIYLAGTVNGVTGLFRSTDVGASWVQINDAQHQWGGVSRVVGDPRSFGTVYLGTNSGRGVIYGTSVD, encoded by the coding sequence ATGTTGCGAATCTTTACCAGTGCTCTTGCCTGCTGCGCGCTCGCGCTGCCGTCGATGGCCGCGGTCGCGCAGTCGGCAGTGCCGACTTACAGCTGGAGCAACGTGCGGATCGTCGCCGGCGGCTACGTCGACGGCATCATTGCGCACCCCAGGCAGCCAGGGTTGTTCTACGCGCGGACCGACGTCGGCGGTGCCTATCGCTACAATGCGCAGACCGCCACCTGGGTGCCTCTCAACGACGGCACGCCGCCGGGGGATGTGCAGTGGATGGGCATCAACAGCATCGCCATCGATCCCTCCAACCCGAACATGCTCTATCTGGCGACCGGTTTGTATACGGGATCGTGGGCTCCTGCCGGTGCGATGCTCGTGTCGTCCGACCAGGGGGCGCACTTCACCGTGCACCCGCTCGGTTTCCGCATCGGCGGCAACATGGACGGGCGCAACGTGGGCGAGCGCTTGCAGGTCGATCCGAACAAGGGTTCGATCCTGTTCTACGGCACCTCCAATGAGTCCAACCAGGCCAGCACCAATGGCTTGTGGACCAGCACCGACAGCGGCAGCACCTGGTCGAAGGTGAGCGGATTCACGGCCTTGTCGAACGATGGCAGCGGCGCGGGCGTGGCCTTCATCGCCTTCTACAAGCCGTCCGGCACCGCCGGCATGCCGACCAGAACCCTTTTTGCCGGCGTATCCATCGGCCAGGCAAGCTCGACGCTTTACCAGAGCACCGATGGCGGTACGACCTGGGCTCCGGTGGCCGGCGGCCCGAGCGGCCTCATGCCGCAGCGCGGATTGATCGGTCCCGACGGCAATCTGTACATCACGTACGGCAACGCGGTCGGACCCAACGGCATGACGGCGGGACAGGTCTGGAAGTACAGCATCGGCTTGGGCACCTGGCAAAACATCACGCCGTCGGATCCGTACAACTACCCCTCCGGCTTCAGCGGCTTGGCGGTGGATCCGGCCCGGCCCGGCACCCTCGTGGTGATGACCATGGATCACTGGTGGCCGGACGACACGATGTACCGCAGCACCGATGGCGGCTCCACTTGGGAGGACGTGGGCAGCAAGGCAGTACGCGACTCCAGCCTGTCGCCCTGGATGGTGTCGGTGGGCCAGACTCAGGCACCGTTCGGCAATTGGGGCGAGGTGGTCATCGACCCCTTCGATTCAGGACATGCGATGTACGGCTGGGGCGGCGGCATCTGGACCACCGACGACCTCACCGCCGCAGACGCCGGCAAGCCCACCCACTGGAGCGTGGGCGCCAATGGCATCGAGGAAACGGCAGTGTTGGGATTGCTTTCGCCTACCGCGGGCGCGCACCTGATCAGCGCGCTGGGTGACGTCTGCGGTTTCGTGCATGCCGACCTCGATGTGGCGCCGGCCACGAAGGTCACCAACCCGGTCTGCGGCAACGGGACAGGACTGGACTTCGCCAAGGGCGCGCCGTCGACGATCGTGCGCGTGGGCACGGGCGGCAACAACGTGTTCGGAGCCGTGTCCAGCGATGGCGGCAAAAGCTGGACGCCATTCGCCAACCAGGCAGGCTCCGCCAAGGGCGGCGGCACGGTGGCGATCTCTGCCGACGCCAGCACCATGGTATGGGCGCCATCGGATGTGGCGCCGGTGGCCTCCACTGACCACGGCAACACCTGGCACACGCTTGCCTATCCTGCTGCCAGCGGCATGGCCAGCCTGCCGGTTGGCGCCCAGGTGTTGTCCGACGGCATCAACGGCAACCTGTTCTACGCATGGAGTCCGGCGACCGGCACCTTCTTCAGCAGCTCCGACAAGGGCGTCAGCTGGTACGCGTCGACCACCTCGGGCCTGCCCGAGGTGCCCTCGTGGGAAACCAGCCAGGCCGTCACCGTCACCGGCGTGCAAGGTGATGTATGGCTCGCCACGCCATCCGGCCTGTATCGCAGCCAGAGCTCCGGCTGGAGCTGGAGCGCGGTGGACGCGTCCACGGTAAGTGCCGCCAGCTCGATCGGTTTCGGCAAGGCAGCGGTAGGCAAGTATTACCCGACCATCTACCTGGCCGGCACGGTGAACGGCGTGACCGGCCTGTTCCGCTCCACCGACGTCGGCGCCAGCTGGGTGCAGATCAACGACGCGCAGCACCAGTGGGGCGGCGTGTCGCGCGTGGTCGGCGACCCACGCAGCTTCGGCACGGTGTACCTGGGCACGAACAGCGGCCGCGGGGTCATTTACGGAACGTCCGTCGACTGA